In the genome of Deltaproteobacteria bacterium, one region contains:
- a CDS encoding redoxin domain-containing protein, with amino-acid sequence MKKRRVKVDFCSLVFHAVMVFASAMLISTAAAAFKNLGEGMEVPSFTLKDLGGQEVSSDGIKGKKAAVIVFFATWSERSLVQLKDLEEVRSALKEQGLEIIAINVDHEGMDAGEIETVRGKVAELGVTYPVLVDTDLGVYRRFGVVAVPSSAVVKSGGIVVATVNGYPSLASNEIKERVEVLLGVKEDASASTAAETGYRPERSSLLNYNLARRLYDSGMHAKAERKLQIAIKSDDKFVKPKVLLGDIYLAKAAKKKAYLLKAKGMYETALEVSPGDEAASTGLARVFVREGAVDDAEKLVDSVLEKNPAYTTALIVKGLILAKRGNEKETDRYVMEAVGLARMDPEVLALAGTVYQESGNLNKAALFYRKAGEKLGY; translated from the coding sequence TTGAAGAAAAGGAGAGTGAAGGTGGATTTTTGTTCTCTTGTTTTTCACGCCGTCATGGTCTTTGCGTCGGCCATGCTCATATCCACCGCCGCTGCGGCTTTCAAGAACCTGGGGGAGGGCATGGAGGTTCCGAGCTTTACGCTGAAGGACCTCGGGGGACAGGAGGTCTCCTCTGATGGGATCAAGGGGAAAAAGGCGGCGGTCATCGTGTTCTTCGCCACCTGGAGCGAGCGCTCCCTCGTCCAGCTGAAAGACCTGGAAGAGGTCAGGAGCGCTTTGAAAGAGCAGGGCCTCGAGATAATCGCCATCAACGTTGACCATGAGGGCATGGACGCAGGGGAGATCGAAACGGTAAGAGGCAAGGTCGCCGAGCTCGGGGTAACCTACCCGGTACTGGTCGACACGGACCTGGGGGTTTACCGGCGTTTCGGCGTCGTGGCCGTACCCTCGAGCGCCGTTGTTAAGTCCGGGGGGATCGTCGTTGCAACCGTGAACGGGTATCCCTCGCTTGCCAGTAATGAGATTAAAGAGAGAGTCGAAGTGCTGCTCGGCGTGAAAGAGGATGCGTCGGCTTCGACGGCCGCTGAGACGGGATACAGGCCCGAGCGGTCATCCCTTCTGAACTATAACCTTGCGCGGCGGCTCTATGACTCCGGCATGCATGCGAAGGCGGAGAGGAAGCTGCAAATCGCCATCAAAAGCGACGATAAGTTCGTCAAGCCGAAGGTCCTTCTCGGGGACATCTACCTGGCGAAGGCGGCAAAGAAGAAGGCCTACCTTCTGAAAGCGAAGGGGATGTACGAAACGGCGCTGGAAGTATCCCCGGGCGATGAGGCCGCATCCACCGGGCTTGCACGGGTTTTCGTTCGGGAAGGGGCTGTCGACGATGCCGAAAAGCTGGTGGACAGTGTTCTGGAAAAAAACCCGGCATACACCACCGCGCTTATTGTCAAGGGGCTGATCCTGGCGAAGAGGGGAAACGAGAAGGAGACGGACCGGTACGTGATGGAGGCGGTCGGCCTCGCCCGCATGGACCCGGAAGTCCTTGCCCTCGCGGGAACGGTGTACCAGGAGAGCGGGAACCTGAACAAGGCCGCCCTCTTTTACCGGAAGGCGGGGGAAAAGCTGGGGTATTGA
- a CDS encoding tetratricopeptide repeat protein: MLKLKLSGLLLPSLAALVLLSCMGAAASGSTFRTQEVGEAVPGFALKDAEGRDVTFTPADGKVKLVAFVSVTKNSKSRKMLGTLDRIYQEVSRKGVGVYVVVSYEDRAEDVKAFLEEEKITLPLVFDSDRKVYGDWGLFVLPATAIVDGEGKLAFEHSSYDMEYENIVGGKVKVLAGAMTEADYEKLVRPGDEVQKSAGQTEAERLIILGKKLSSKGMHEKAAEKFMEAVDKDPENLEARTLYAESLGKSGKVDEAITELNLVLEKSPNMRDARIALGIVLIKKGDYDGAVENLTSASMLNPRPQRAYYWLGNAYEKKGDLENAVKFYRKALKRVLGE; encoded by the coding sequence ATGCTGAAGTTGAAACTGTCGGGACTCCTTCTCCCTTCCCTTGCGGCGTTGGTGCTTCTCTCCTGCATGGGGGCTGCGGCTTCCGGGTCCACATTCAGAACGCAGGAGGTGGGCGAAGCGGTCCCGGGATTTGCCCTGAAGGATGCAGAAGGCAGGGATGTCACCTTTACCCCCGCCGACGGCAAGGTCAAACTGGTGGCCTTCGTGTCGGTTACAAAGAACAGCAAGTCGAGAAAAATGCTCGGAACGCTGGATAGGATCTATCAGGAAGTGTCCCGGAAGGGCGTCGGTGTGTACGTCGTCGTCTCCTACGAGGACAGGGCCGAGGACGTGAAGGCCTTTCTGGAAGAGGAAAAAATAACCCTCCCCCTGGTCTTCGACAGCGACCGGAAGGTCTACGGCGACTGGGGGCTCTTCGTCCTTCCTGCCACGGCAATCGTCGACGGCGAGGGAAAACTGGCGTTCGAGCACTCATCCTACGACATGGAGTACGAAAACATCGTCGGAGGAAAGGTCAAGGTCCTGGCGGGAGCCATGACCGAGGCGGATTACGAGAAGCTCGTGCGCCCGGGCGACGAGGTGCAGAAGTCAGCCGGGCAGACGGAAGCGGAACGGCTCATCATCCTCGGAAAGAAGCTCTCCTCGAAGGGGATGCACGAGAAGGCAGCGGAGAAGTTCATGGAGGCAGTCGATAAAGACCCGGAGAACCTTGAGGCGAGAACGCTCTACGCGGAGTCGCTGGGGAAGTCGGGCAAAGTCGACGAAGCCATTACTGAGCTGAACCTTGTTCTGGAAAAGAGCCCGAACATGCGGGATGCCAGGATCGCCCTGGGGATCGTACTTATCAAGAAGGGAGATTACGACGGCGCCGTTGAGAACCTCACCAGCGCCAGCATGCTCAACCCCAGGCCCCAGAGGGCCTACTACTGGCTCGGCAACGCCTACGAGAAAAAGGGGGACCTTGAAAACGCCGTCAAGTTCTACCGGAAGGCGCTGAAGAGGGTCCTCGGCGAATGA